The Cardiocondyla obscurior isolate alpha-2009 linkage group LG05, Cobs3.1, whole genome shotgun sequence genomic sequence TTACCGatctaattttattgaacacaattcttaaaaaaaaaaaaaaaatcctaatCCTACTGTACGTCTCTCGTATAAAGTTATAATGTGCGATACCTTACAAACTAATATTAgtgtttaattgtaattacagCAAAAACCATGTATTGTGCATGAAGAAATCGACAATAATTCGTAgacatattttacataaaaaaaaaaaaaacaaaataatatatcacaaataaattatctatttaaaaaaaagtttgttaatCAATGTATGActcgtataaaaattaccATACTCGTAAATGCATAAGAACATTTCTCCATACATAATAACAATGATTATACGTAATAGAAAATTGTTTACTGTACAAtagatacaaaaatttatgctATAAATCGATTATATATCATTTATCATTACCTAAGTACTGTATTCATATTTTCGTGGTACGTGACTCATTTATAAAGAGTTATCGTTTcgttataaatatcaaatttaaggAATGTGTTGATGCgcacgaattaaaatatctgaaTATGTAAATACAGGCAAAATCGATCCAGCACCGGTATACAACGGGTAACAGGCGGATATTTGGTTATCTAAATATCTCGAGTCCTATTAATTTCCAtacagtttattttaatttgatttagcAATGTTACATTGAATTTACGTAAATGCCATGTTActaataataacattaaatataatattattataataattgcaaattttattgGTTCAAAGAAATACagacttttaattttgttgataattaatatatcagaAGTCTAAAATGCTGGCGGAagttataaaatcacggtttttggaattttacaaatataatttacaactGCAGAATATATCTCTTGAGTTCACATCTATTGGGTATATTCAATTGTCATTAATGATTTAAAACTTCCGGTAAAAGAACTTGTTATCGATAATGAAATTTCAAAACTTGGTGCTTTTCTTATTGTTAATggaatacttttattataacaagCATGTTTCTATTTCTTAGTATGTTGAACCAAGACGATCGCTAgttttagtttaaaattaaattgttacgtgTATACATaggcacgcacacgcacgtatatatatatacatatatttttttttttttgtttttaatatatatacaatacacGTACGTGTGCTTGTTTATGTATGTGTGAATAAATTATGTCGGTCATTAAacgataattacatttattagcGACAGTTGCAAAATTGTTTCAGAACTtgacataataaatttaaaaggaaacaaaattaactttCTAGAAAAAGACATTACTGACAATTtgcttgattaaaaaaaaccaaatttttaactttaatattgtaattgtaCTAATACTTTAGTTCCATAttgttttctatattttattctttctttcacagtactattttatacgtataagaacgatatatgcaaaaaaaatcaattaaacgaTTTGATGaaagtaatacaatattaaagaTCTCGACGGTATTAAAATCGCGGTACTGCAACTAACTGCGATAAGTGATACATAATCCATACGCAAACAAACATAGAGTTTCGTCTATAAGTTTTGCTACCTGAGGTACTCTTAACATTTCTGTTTTACATAaaacgtgtaaattttttttgctttataacGATCGCGTGCTTATGCTATTTTAAACattggtttaaaaaaaaaaaaaaagaaactttgaCAGATATACTGAGATAAGTTTAACGTTTAcacttcttcgtcttcttcgttGATGTTTTCCTcccgtaaattaatttcctgcTCGTACCCGTCAGTAAATTCTTTAACAATATCCGCGATTGGCATCACGGGTAACGGCGGATGTGTCCCAGGATGAGTTTTTCTATGACAGATCAATCCAGGCTTTTGCGTGAACGCTTTTCCACATATGTCGCATACAAACGGCCGCTTGCCAGTGTGGATGAGCAAGTGTTGGCGTAGCTGTGATCTTCGCGCAAAAGgctttttacaaataatacagGAGAATGGTTTGTATCCTGTATGTACTACCATGTGCCTCTTGAAAGAGTCCTTCTTTGTGAAAGTCTTGCCGCATTCCGCGCAGACAATCTTGTCGCGCTTCTCGTGCTGCGTCAGCAAATGCTGATCCAGATTTTCCTGTGTCACCATACGTCTTTTGCAAATATGACATTCGTACTTAGGCTTGTAGTGCGCCCATTTTTGATGCACGTACAACGAGCCACTATTAAGGCACAGTTTGCCACATACATCGCATTTGACTGGCTTCTCCTTATGATGGAACCGTATATGATTCGTTAGATCTCCTTTAACTTTAAACTTCTTCGAGCAAAAATTGCACTCGTGCTCGTAAATGTCCGTGTGCTTTCTCGTGAAATGAGATTGTAACGAGTGCTTCGATCTACAAACAAAGCCACAAGCTATGCAGGGAAATTTCGTATTGCTGTGTCGTTTTTTAGACCAAGTATCGTGTTTTCTGTCTAAATGTGCGGCAAACAGACTCTTTTTCAGAGTTTTAAAGCCGCACACGGCGCATATATAAGCACCGTCCTCTTTTACgcacattttctttttgtgagTCCACGCCACGTGTTTCCTAAAAGACAAAAATGTGTCAAATACTTCCGAGCATAATTTACACTTTATAGTCTCACtggaaatttttgtttttttcggCGGTGGCGGTTTGCTAGGAGATATGCCAAGTATAGAGATATCCTCTATTTCCTCCTCGAGATATTCTATTTCCTCTTCATCGTCATTCACGTCCTCTGCTTGATCTTGTTCAATTTTCGCGTTCTCTGCCTGATCGTCGTCAGTTTTCACATCCTCTGCCTGATCCTCGTCAATTTTTATGGCCTCTGTCTGATCTTCGTCAATTTTCACGTCTACTTCCGAACTGGATCCAAGCTTCTCAATGGTTACCATACTACCTTGTACTTTTACCTGGTATAAATTTCCAGTCATTTTATCATCCATAGTCTCTTCGATGCCGTTCAGGGCGATTGGTTTTGCAGTCAAATCATCTGTTTCTTCGACACTGCTATTAAGAATATTCTCAAcattatactttaatttctcCTCACCGGAACTATATTCTTCCTCTTCCAACTGATATTCCTGTTccatgttatttaaataagtattttcattttctatCTTATTTACATCTTCTATTAATTTCGCCTCATGTtccatttcttttacgttataTTCTCCTTCTTCCTTTACGTCATATTCTACTTCTTTTACAttgtcttctttttcctttacttCCTCTTCCGATTCTTCTTGTAACGATTCGTCTATTTGATCTGGTATATCCTCGTCTGGCAAAGGTTCATCACCTTCAGGTACAAATGCATAATACGGCTTGCCATCAAACTCCAAAATTTGCCACTTTTTCATCACCAACGATTCATTATTAAAGGTGAAAATACCACAAGAATTGTACGCGCCTTCGTGCCTGAAACAtcacggaataaaataattattagaaaaaacaATCATGTAATTTCTGTTCGTATCGCGGTAAATTAAaagctaaaaattatttatcctataaaaattaagtatcaCAGATCAACAAAGGTACTCACAAACAAAAAGCTAAAACTACCTTTTTTGTTGATCAGCATTGCAGTCCGTTGCGACCTACATTAGTTACGAAGTCGCTATAAAATagggaatataaaaaaaaaacctatatattttcgtaatataaaatatttttgcacacacatacatatttaGTATCTAATCGATACAAATTCTTTCAATAACTTcagaaatatgtatttacTTGGAATTATTTCGTCATTCCAAATCGAATCCAATCGATTCTTAAGTagcattttatttcatatcgctaaaaaataattaacaaattaaaagtgttatatatttttagattaacaataaaacacaaaatatataaaataatatttcatattatcCATATTTGTATAGCTTAAAGTTTTCAAAACtgtaatacttaaaatattaaaagtacagACCaggaaacaaataaatttcttaacaTAGTTTTACAAatcttaaacattttatttaatttcttttagttttatttaatctatatagtttataattttgaataaatttaaattatctttatcgtcaaataattatttttactaaaacaCATATTCCTGTTTATCACAttgtagaaatttttatcttcatacatgttattttatacTGCAATTACATTCAGcatagaaaagaattttactcaTAATTCGACATACAAATATTACTTtcattcaaaaaattatttttttatttattatcagcAAAAATCATGTGCTTATCAAAgtctgaaaaaattttaaaacaataactttttacttttttcttgtatattatattacaaatttaaagataaaaaaagagatagccaataaaagatataagtcacagaataaaattaaaaactaataattttttaaacgtaaagattgaattttaatatacatagcGGTTAAGTTTcataatctttttattcgcaTCGTCACTTCTTCTTCATGAAATCATTAAGAATGTGATCAATGTACACCACTGGTAAAGGAGGATGCACTCCGGGATGAGATTTTCGATGACATATTAATCCAGGTTTCTGTGTAAAAGCTTTCCCGCAAATGTCACAAACATACGGTCGCAGCCCCGTGTGAATTAGCAAGTGTTGTCTAAAAGCAGTCCTACGCGCAAAAGCTTTACCGCAGATGTGACAGTCGTGTGGTCGATCGCCAGTATGTGTCATCATATGTTGTTTTAATCGATGATTTTCTGAAAAAGATTTGCCGCATTCTTCGCAGACAAAACTCTCTTTACGTTCGTGCTGAAGCAAAATATGCTGATCCAGATTCTCTTGCGTGACCATACGCCTCTTACAAATTTCGCACTCGTACTTGGGTTTAAAATGCGACCATTTCTGATGCACGTACAATGAATTGCTGTTGGAGCAGGTTTTGCCGCAAACGTCGCATATTATTGGGTTTTCCTTATGCTTAAAACGCACGTGTAATTTCATATCGCTCTTCACTTTAAACTTTTTGCCACAGTATTCGCACTCGTGCTTATATTCGGATCCATGTTTGCGATCGAGATGCTCTTTCAGTCGTCGTCGGCTTGGACACTTAAACCCACATATGTCACACGAATATTCTTGCGGTTTGACAACTTTGCTTTTCCGTCCAGTTACGCGTTTCGTGGAATGTTTTTTACTAATGTGCGAGTTGAAAGTCGACTTGTCAGTACTCTCAAAGCTACAAAACTTGCAGGTGTACGTAATACGTTCTATGGTAGTTTCATCCTTGTTCACCTGGTGCACCGTGTCTCGATGGCACTGCAACATTTGCATTACGGGAAAGCAAATGTTGCACTCGTCGCAAGCATATACCTTGCTGTCTTCCTCGCTGAAAGACTGTTCTTCGCCCATAATTATTACCTCATCCATCGAAGATgcattctctttttctatcttcaTCACGTAATTTAACGAGTCcggatatatattattatcacttATCACTGTGAAGGAATTCTCCGCATTATCAGCCCCAATTTTCGACACTTCATTCTCCTGTTTCTGTTCATATTGTGTCTCTTCTACCATTTTTGATATCTGACTTGTTGGAAGGAAGCCGTAATAGAGAGTTCCTTCAACTTCGACTACTTTCCACGGCTGCATTGGAATAGATTCTTTGCCATACAGAAAATGTCCGTTCCCATTTACGACCCTGAAAATCATACAACATGttaattgagaattttactaTCAAGTGAGAATAGTCTTAgacttaaaagaaatttattttattgcaattttatcatCTTTGTGCctttaaatgataatttattatttgaaatagagaataaataattatttcatataaatggACAAGGTGCACATTCCagataaaacatattttttgatttttctaattatttataatcactttcaattatttcttccGGTTTTTCAAAACTTACAATTAATGTCAGTCacattaattcttaaaatgaGAACTTACTGTGTATTAACTTACATACTTGTAACGTTTATTTGCTGAAATCACATTCGGCTATagttaattacgtaaaaataattaaatctaggGTATAAACACTAGACTACTCTATACATAAGAAAATATACCATTTAGTTATTAAGGTTTAAACAATTTCTTCTTAAGATCGATATTTATTGTACTTACAAATGCGAATAATTGTACAATAATTTTGTATGCACATTTaagatgtttaaaaaattaatatttctaaaggaaaacaaataaattaatagaaacaaTTAATGAGATTATAACGATCAATTGCTTCATtaacatacaaaataaatttaattattttggaaaAACTTCAGATCCtaataattcttatttcgTTAACACAATGTtcaataaacaaattaaacaagataataatataatactcaactaaataaattagtaaagcgttaaaaaaagattttgctcacaaaaatcaatataaactcatgcgttaataataaaaaaaaaaaaaattacgtttgaaaattatttccatttaCATAAAGCAATTGAAATTGTTAAAGATTAACATATTGAACCTAAATCGTTAACACTTTTAGATATTACTGAATAAAAAACCGTATAATGAGAGTATCTCTTTATCGTAGATATCAAttacatttatcttttatacaCTGTCGCGTCACTTACTCGTAATCGTTTATGCAAATTCTACATCGACTAATTATTGTGTCAACCATTCATAACGTCGTTTAAAATGTGATCGATGAGCACTCGCGGTAAAGGAGGATGGGAACCCGGGTGAGACTTTCTGTGGCTGATTAAGCCTGGCTTCTGTGTGAAGGCTTTACCGCAAATATCGCAAACGTATGGCCTGATACCGGTATGGATGAGCAAATGCTGTTTAAGAGCTGTCCGACGAGCAAAAGATTTCTTGCAAATAGTACAGCTGTAAGGCTTGTCTCCGGTATGTATCCTCATGTGCACTTTTAGTCTACTGTTTCGCGAAAACGTTTTGCCGCACTCTTCGCACACCACGTTTT encodes the following:
- the LOC139102510 gene encoding zinc finger protein 37-like isoform X3, whose protein sequence is MSSLDYLDLCRLCLVKDRVSVPIFEGEGDVRQIFLKITACLPVKVNREDKLPKKICDDCVYKVELCYQFWHTTANAEKQLLQWLGEVNMEDKQGYSVLNPNGMKPEQSNENRLDGTVMQQVSEHQSNINMGMMDNMSLSMPMMMSTNAQQQITSVPMDNSGSSVQNVQSVAGPSTQTTHDQITQNPSDAPTQQEEEDESSEEEENSDDECDGDEGLPIKEESEEDPNRTIEPTTFVNVSLACDEAGPSGLQQQKIADMPEMVMPQTADVDPKTGHEGAYNSCGIFTFNNESLVMKKWQILEFDGKPYYAFVPEGDEPLPDEDIPDQIDESLQEESEEEVKEKEDNVKEVEYDVKEEGEYNVKEMEHEAKLIEDVNKIENENTYLNNMEQEYQLEEEEYSSGEEKLKYNVENILNSSVEETDDLTAKPIALNGIEETMDDKMTGNLYQVKVQGSMVTIEKLGSSSEVDVKIDEDQTEAIKIDEDQAEDVKTDDDQAENAKIEQDQAEDVNDDEEEIEYLEEEIEDISILGISPSKPPPPKKTKISSETIKCKLCSEVFDTFLSFRKHVAWTHKKKMCVKEDGAYICAVCGFKTLKKSLFAAHLDRKHDTWSKKRHSNTKFPCIACGFVCRSKHSLQSHFTRKHTDIYEHECNFCSKKFKVKGDLTNHIRFHHKEKPVKCDVCGKLCLNSGSLYVHQKWAHYKPKYECHICKRRMVTQENLDQHLLTQHEKRDKIVCAECGKTFTKKDSFKRHMVVHTGYKPFSCIICKKPFARRSQLRQHLLIHTGKRPFVCDICGKAFTQKPGLICHRKTHPGTHPPLPVMPIADIVKEFTDGYEQEINLREENINEEDEEV
- the LOC139102510 gene encoding uncharacterized protein isoform X5, encoding MSSLDYLDLCRLCLVKDRVSVPIFEGEGDVRQIFLKITACLPVKVNREDKLPKKICDDCVYKVELCYQFWHTTANAEKQLLQWLGEVNMEDKQGYSVLNPNGMKPEQSNENRLDGTVMQQVSEHQSNINMGMMDNMSLSMPMMMSTNAQQQITSVPMDNSGSSVQNVQSVAGPSTQTTHDQITQNPSDAPTQQEEEDESSEEEENSDDECDGDEGLPIKEESEEDPNRTIEPTTFVNVSLACDEAGPSGLQQQKIADMPEMVMPQTADVDPKTGVVNGNGHFLYGKESIPMQPWKVVEVEGTLYYGFLPTSQISKMVEETQYEQKQENEVSKIGADNAENSFTVISDNNIYPDSLNYVMKIEKENASSMDEVIIMGEEQSFSEEDSKVYACDECNICFPVMQMLQCHRDTVHQVNKDETTIERITYTCKFCSFESTDKSTFNSHISKKHSTKRVTGRKSKVVKPQEYSCDICGFKCPSRRRLKEHLDRKHGSEYKHECEYCGKKFKVKSDMKLHVRFKHKENPIICDVCGKTCSNSNSLYVHQKWSHFKPKYECEICKRRMVTQENLDQHILLQHERKESFVCEECGKSFSENHRLKQHMMTHTGDRPHDCHICGKAFARRTAFRQHLLIHTGLRPYVCDICGKAFTQKPGLICHRKSHPGVHPPLPVVYIDHILNDFMKKK